The window CACCAAAATCTCCAGAATATCTACCCAAATCTCAATTCTTAGTCTGTGATATCTAAGCATCCGATATCTTTGATATCTTTTttcgcatatatatatatatatatatatacatgcacgGGTATATTTGCATGAATATACGCGTATAGTTGCTTCTAGCATTCTCCTGCAAAGCAAATTACAAAGGACAGTGATTATCCTAATTTGTTGGCGATGGATGATGACGATGGTGTGGAGGACAGTGGATTCTCAAGCAGCTTCTTACCGGAGCCCCTAATCCACCACATATTCTCCTTCTTGCCTTTCCGGGAAGTCGTGAAGGCGGCTGCAGTGTGCAAGTCATGGGCTCTGGCGTCCTCTTCTTTCCCGATCCTCGACATCAACACTGATGATTTTGTTGGCAAATAAAGTTGCAGTTACTGCAGTACTATCAATTAGCCCTCCGTTAATCAGGGAAAGGCTCGAGAGAATGGCAGAGTTTGTGGATGAGACCATAACGAGATTTCAACAGCAACGGTTAAAGATAGACAAGCTCAAATTCGACTTTCGGCATTGCCTCCAGGATGCCACCAATGATTGGGTCCGTCTGGTCAACAAATGCATAGGTATTGCTCTCGATAACAATGTCGAAGAGATAAGCCTTGTTTGTAGATATGGGAACCTCCCCCCACATCTGCCGATATCAGAAAGGATTCTCTCCGCCCCGTCGGTTATTTCCTTGGAATTAGCAGGTTTGGCTTTGGCTCCTTCCTCTAATTCAACAAACCTCCAGTCTCTGCGGTCGCTCACTCTCGAACGTATTTCTGTGGATGATGAGACTTTCAAGAGGCTCATGAGCGCATGCCACTCGCTCGAGTTTCTCTTTATGGCACAATGCACCGGCCTGACTAAAATCAGGGTCTCTGGTCTTCGTAATATCAGGGCGGTTAATCTTGCTGAAACATTTTATCCTGTCGAAATAGAAGCTCCGAGTCTAGAAAGCTTTCACTACACATTCTTTCCACTTGAAATCGAATCCCGAGTGTTTCTGTGCATCACAGTCCATATCTCAAGAGGTTAGACTTGGTGAATGTAACCAGAAGCGATGAATGGCTCGGAGAATTCCTCTCTAGGTTCCCGGTGCTGGAAGACTTGGATCTCAGCTACTGCAGCTCATTGAGAAGGATCAGAATTTTAAATCCATTAGTTAAAAGTATAAACATTAGTGACTGTTGAGGACTGGCGGACATCAATCTCGAGACTCCAGAGCTAAGGTGGTTCAGGCTCTGTGCAATGAGTCGGGTGTTGATGCCTCTCATATGGACGAAGAATCCACTGCCATGTAGCAGCAAGTACTGGAAGGCCGATCTACTGATCGGCTCCTCTTGCCTGGTGAAACCAGCTGGTTGGTCTTATGACCATCTGAGGGAGCTCCTCGTCGAGTATTGCAAAATTTTTAAGTCTCTACGTCTAGATGTAGCGACTCTGGTGTGCCGCCATCCGTCCCCATCAGATAAGAAAATTCATCAATCATTTTATGTCGATATTGTTCGTCAGTCTTACCTTTTGTCCTCCAGGATTTCAGTTTTCGACTTCTTAGGGAAGAAATCAATAACAAAGATAAATGGGTGGCTTCATTGGCATGCAATCCGATGCAATTAGCACCAGCTCCTTATTATCGTGATGCATCAACCTGCAGGCTAACTGAGGAGTTCACCCCCGAGATCGACCCAAGTAGTGTAAATGGCTTGCTTATGACTCCTCATCCCACTACTATAACCGTAGTTGCAGGTTTGTCTGGTGAAGATTTCTTACAGGTACACTCATTTCCTTCTTTTGTGAGATTCGACACGATAACTTGAAACGGAACATCTTATGTATGGTTGCTTCTTGTGAATTGGACCCCAGTTGCTCTGGAAGAAGGTTGCCGAAAGACAAGCTCATCCTCTTCCGAGGCGCTGTATCCATTGTTGGCCAAACATACTGAAAGATGCGAAGATTGAAATAGTCACCAGAAGCAATTATCCAGAAACTATACACAAGGGAACTTGATTCCACGACATTGTAACATCTTTTAGTTTCATTCCGTCCTTAGATATCACTTTTCTATTTAGGCGTGGCGTCTGCGCTTTGCACGTTATCGATATATCTTAATTTTGCACCCATGGAAAGAATTTTATGTTTTGTTGGTATCACAAATTTTGATGGGGACGGGATAGGACAAGGATAAGGATAGGAAATTAATCTATGGGATGATTCATATCATGTTTAGGTGCCTGACAACATAATCTCATGCTCAATATAATAGCAAACAACACATAATAATATACCATACAAtctctggaaaaaaaaaacacataataCTATCAAGAAATTTCTCGACAGTACACAACTTCGTAGGTAACAGATCTAGCGGGTTCGCTTCTAATGACCAAGGCAATGTTTGTTGTGAACAAAATGGAATGGAGCAGAACGGAATCACTGTACAAAGTCCAAGCAAATCAATATATCATGGTTGATCCAAATCTCTTCCCATTTCTTCATGGTTCACACTAAACATGAGGAAGCTGCCACACTGATCTCTGACAAAGAAGGCCAACATATGATCTAAGACTTATGAATGACAACATTAAAAGTATCTATGGCCACAATGTCGACTATATAAACAGGTCATATCGATCAAGATAACAAGCTTACTCTGCCAACTCCCCTCGTTTTTGGCCCAAGTATCCGTGACAAGGATGTACATAAAAGTAGGACCGAAAAATCCGCTGCTGCTATATATGTAAATGCTTATTTAGTTCCTATACAGTTAATGATAGCATCCAACTAAGCTGGATGAGACTTGACCAGAGTAAACATACATATGTCAAACAAATGAGCAAACTTACAGTCTGCAGCTGAACAGCTTCACCATACAAACATGTAAACCAGCAGAAATCAAATCCCTTCTGCACTCATCATGAAGATGAATAGCCAGCTGAGTCTCAAGTTATCTTTCACTCTTCAGCGACTTGTTTAATCTCAAAGTCTGAGTTGATCTGCATTATACTGGCCATAATGAATAGCTGAGGAAGCTCCAGCAGGAAGGAACTAACCGCGAGCAGGCAAACACTTAATTGAAGAGTAACATCACCATAATGGCGAAAGATTTCCGATGAATCAGTTTCTAGAGGAGCTGTTgcttaattgaatttttctattaccccccaccccccccccccccacccccccccccccccccggcgTTTAAATGAGTCCAAGTCTCAGTCGACTCTGTTGGACTGAAGAATCTCTGATAAGTAGATTGAAGAGAACCTACTTCATAGCTGTCTCATGACTCCCTCGAACCATACCGCCTCAGCCTCTGCTGGAATGATCGTAAAGCCTCTACAAACTCAGCTTTTCCAAAATCAGGCCACAGGGCTTCGGAAAAGAAAAGCTCAGCATAGGCCAACTGCCACAACAAGAAGTTACTGAGTCTGAGCTCGCCGCTTGTCCGTATCAGCAAGTCTGGACAGGGAAACTCACAACAGCTAGTCGCTAGTTCCTCCTCAATCAGTTCCTCATCGACGTCCTCCAATTGGATGAGACCATCTCTCACTCTGTGAGCTATGCTTTTGCATGCTTGAGCTATGTCAGATTTTCCACTGTAGCTAACCGCGACAACAAGGTGGAGTCGAGAGTTATCTTTTGTCGAGCACTCTGCCTTATTCAAGAGTTTCTGCAATGACTTGGGAAGCCTCGATGAGTCTCCTATTGTGGATATTCTCACCCCTTCTCTGTTGCAAATACGAGAAATAACCGGATTCAGGTCTTGGCTTTAGTCATAGAGTCCAATTACTAACAGTAGGATTTGACTCTTACTACAATAGCCAATCGCACATATAAAAGAGATACCAAAGATACATAAGTGAAATGGACAGTTCCGGGACAGTGGACAGGAGGACTTATGAGCCATTCACAAATAAGGCATACACTTCAATCCTGTAAGTATGCACATAAGTTCAACATAATAACAGAATAATTTTCATCAGCTCAACCAAACTACTTCATCAGCAAAAGATTCCGGGAAAAACTTCAAACTTTCAGTTCATTAACAAGAAAACCAGCAGTGGACTCTGATCTCTGACTGTCATACGCTGCTCTAAACGGCAACACGAGTTAGACATTGCATTAGAGCAACTCGCTCGATAAGCAAAATACGATCGAGAGCTTAAAATTACCTCGAGAAATTCTGCAACTCAAATTCTATTACTCTTTCGAACAAGCCCATCAAGAATTCAACCTCTGCCTGCACCAAGAAGCAGCTCGTCTCATCGAATTTTAACTTAAGAGTCAAGCTCAAATCCTGAGCAAAGCAGCATTTTTCTCGAACAAACATCAACCGCCAAGGAGCGCGCAGCTTACCTTGGGCCGAGACCAGTTCTCGGAAGAGAATGCAAACACTGTAAGAATCCTAATCCCCCATTTACCACAGAGCTCAACGAGCTCCTTCAAGGACCGCACTCCCGCCTCGTGGCCCGATGATGCCGGCAGCCCCCGGCGACGTGCCCACCTGGCACTGCCGTCCATTATTACAGCCACGTGCCTCGGCATCAGCTCCCACCGGAGGCCGGAGGGCAGAGGCTCCTCTAGCTTCACCAAGTCTCCGGTGAGGGCCATTCGACCGTTGACCTCCTTATCTTCCTCCCTGGCAGCCAAACCCGTGGCTCCGGCGAAGGCTCGTTGCCATGCCGATCGAGAGCAAGACGAGCATGAGAGGTTTTGGGCTTTAGACGACGGGCAAGGACTTCGGTTGACATTGAGAGGCACCTTCTCTACTGAAATAGGGAACCGGAGGGACAGCATGTTGAGGTGAAGATCGGGACTTGAGGTGGCAGCTTCGGGTTGGAGCAATTCCGGCGGCCGCCGTGCCGTGTGGCGGAGGTTTCGGCTCCTTCTGGCCGCCACGGGGGCTTGCGAGTGGGGGGCTCGGGGAGTCGAAGGCCAGTCCCTTTGGTGGAGATAAAAATCGTATGGACAACATGACTATTTCTCCAGCTGCAATAAACGGCGTCGGACTGGCCATGCCCGCCTGTTCTCATACTTTCATTGCATAATCTAATAGAACATGATTGCAAAAAATAGTCCGTACATATTCAACCAATTAAAATCTATGTTAAAATTTAGgggcgtttgatttcagagttaaaataactttgattttgattttgattttgattgcgaaaaaagacaaataagatggtattataaatttgacttgaaaaacgtgtgtttttgttgtttagtgagtagagttaaaatcaaaattacgattctaaaatcagtttcaaatttcaaacggCCTAATGTTTCTATTGTCACGAGAAACGACATATCATTTCAAAACTTTACTAAAGTGCGACTTCcatatattatttatcttCTGAATTTACGAATTTATCAAGATTAATATCTGAATGGTTATTGCGATCTTACTAGGGCCTTCAGACTCTGCTTTCACAGGTCTCGGTAAACAATAATTTGATATAATATCCGTCTCTCTATTGCAAATAATATATGGTCCAGACTTTTAAAGATTTCCGTAGATTTCACatagttttaaaatttacGTGGTCTTGTATTGTTAAAATATTGAGAGAAGTAGTGAAGGGATTAAAAACAGTGtaatattaggaaaaaaaaattgaatcacAGGTTCTTTTTGtaacaattaaaatttgaaaaaaattctgctatatttatatatgttaaaaaaaagCACAAATCAAATTCTCACATTGCCACATTGCCACAttctcaaaaataaaaaacggaGATATCTCACTTTTTCACATCATCACTTAcgtaataagaaaattttttatcatgTAGTAAAATATAGGGGTTTTACGCTATATATcccataaattttctcaaatatatttaatactttaaaaattacccaaaaatGACTATAGTTTACATGATCTATCACAACGTCAATTTGTCCGTCAATGAAAAAAAGGAACTCAAATCTAttccatgattttaatttttctcaaatcgattccatgattttaattatttttccaaatctatcatgggCAAAGAGTCACAGTGGCAAGGATGGGCTCACTTTCGGTCCACGTCAACAACACCATTAAATATTGACGGAAAAATTAACGCCATAATTCGAAGTAGGCcttcaaattttttcaaaCGGATACGAGAGCTCTCTCATGCCTGTAAACCTTCCCCAAGCTTCCGTCTAGCTTAATTAGTCCATGAGTTGAAGCCTTTTCAAAGCTGAATCCAAATTCCCTGAACcttgaatatttttctaaaccctttttctcctccttttatttttctttgttgaATAAATTTCTTAATGTAAATGTGAAATTAATGGTTTTGATATTAGTTGTTTTGACATGATCTCTATTCAAGTTACATTATGGATGTGGCTTCAATGACtgtaagattttttttatatttatataccttgaatattattttccttctcctccaaatttttctttttgttggttgaattttgatttattgaatggattttttaatgcaaattcAATACTGATTCTTTCGATATTGATTATTTTCACATGATCTCCATTGCAGTTTCATTATGAGCGTTGCTTCAGTAATTGTtagatttttcttatttatatgccttgaattttttctttgtttaattcataatttaatagaaaaattttCTCCATGAACTTTAAGCTCAGgaacattatttatttattcttattctttgatTGAATTTTGCTTTGAAGGATAAGttttttaatgcaaatttcaaattaattatttctctaTCGATTGTTTCAGTTAATGAAATCTTTATTGCAGTTTTAATATGGTAGTGCTCTAG of the Punica granatum isolate Tunisia-2019 chromosome 6, ASM765513v2, whole genome shotgun sequence genome contains:
- the LOC116211648 gene encoding dehydrodolichyl diphosphate synthase 2-like — protein: MLSLRFPISVEKVPLNVNRSPCPSSKAQNLSCSSCSRSAWQRAFAGATGLAAREEDKEVNGRMALTGDLVKLEEPLPSGLRWELMPRHVAVIMDGSARWARRRGLPASSGHEAGVRSLKELVELCGKWGIRILTVFAFSSENWSRPKAEVEFLMGLFERVIEFELQNFSREGVRISTIGDSSRLPKSLQKLLNKAECSTKDNSRLHLVVAVSYSGKSDIAQACKSIAHRVRDGLIQLEDVDEELIEEELATSCCEFPCPDLLIRTSGELRLSNFLLWQLAYAELFFSEALWPDFGKAEFVEALRSFQQRLRRYGSRES